The proteins below are encoded in one region of Bifidobacterium dentium JCM 1195 = DSM 20436:
- a CDS encoding GyrI-like domain-containing protein — protein MKIATLIKTTFVVIGREGSTENGAGFVQRLWADANGHFDEVADLTKKDESGNLVGIWGAMTDFSRSFRPWESGFSKGLYLAGVECQDEAPAPDGWTKWVIPGFEYLQAECDEPDIFQKMLALLEEKQFSLAGAVQDFTDPGTGKNYMLFPIRRL, from the coding sequence ATGAAAATCGCTACGCTTATAAAAACCACCTTTGTCGTCATCGGCAGGGAGGGTTCTACAGAAAATGGTGCCGGCTTTGTTCAGAGGCTATGGGCAGATGCCAATGGACATTTTGACGAAGTGGCGGATTTGACGAAGAAAGATGAAAGTGGAAACCTTGTAGGCATTTGGGGAGCCATGACGGATTTTTCCCGGTCTTTCCGTCCATGGGAGTCCGGTTTCAGCAAAGGGCTGTATCTGGCCGGAGTGGAATGTCAGGACGAGGCACCGGCTCCCGATGGTTGGACAAAGTGGGTGATTCCCGGCTTTGAATATCTTCAGGCAGAATGTGACGAGCCGGATATCTTCCAGAAAATGCTTGCCCTGCTGGAAGAAAAGCAGTTTTCTCTGGCCGGTGCCGTTCAAGACTTCACCGACCCCGGCACAGGCAAAAACTATATGTTGTTTCCCATCCGCAGGTTGTAA
- a CDS encoding zinc ribbon domain-containing protein: MFCTNCGKRLIEGQYVCPDCGTRRAAMAGKTAHVIRITRARLAVIIAASVIVSLLAGSLITWGVVRGTGAGGSTAITGLASAQTPPSIDGTWVSQGELDRPFTLNNGVITTSDIEDEPGKGTYTISDKPDDNGYYVLDLRFDEMNECTSDTADTLESCKGRSFDITRFEIRPDKGSDDGYISSFALRPALSKKQQRKVSKGRYYDNCAWSLGYMWYNGGNLGDCALDPSTFEPVKPDYWTMIRQ; this comes from the coding sequence ATGTTCTGCACCAATTGCGGGAAACGACTGATCGAAGGGCAGTATGTCTGCCCGGACTGCGGCACGAGACGTGCCGCCATGGCGGGAAAGACCGCGCACGTCATCCGAATCACGCGTGCGCGGCTGGCCGTGATCATCGCCGCCAGCGTGATCGTCTCGCTTCTGGCGGGATCGCTGATCACATGGGGCGTAGTCCGGGGAACCGGTGCGGGAGGATCCACTGCCATCACAGGCCTAGCGTCCGCCCAGACGCCACCGTCCATCGACGGGACCTGGGTATCCCAAGGCGAACTGGACCGCCCGTTCACGCTGAACAACGGCGTGATCACCACGTCCGATATCGAGGACGAGCCCGGGAAAGGCACCTACACCATCTCGGACAAGCCCGACGACAACGGCTATTACGTCCTCGACCTCAGGTTCGACGAGATGAACGAGTGCACCTCCGACACGGCCGACACCCTCGAATCTTGCAAGGGCAGGAGCTTCGACATCACCCGTTTCGAGATCCGGCCGGACAAGGGGTCGGACGACGGCTACATCAGCTCGTTCGCCCTGCGTCCCGCGCTCTCCAAGAAACAACAGAGGAAGGTCTCGAAAGGCAGATACTACGACAACTGCGCGTGGTCCCTGGGATACATGTGGTACAACGGCGGCAACCTCGGCGACTGCGCCCTCGACCCATCCACGTTCGAACCGGTCAAACCCGACTACTGGACGATGATCCGCCAGTGA
- a CDS encoding 5-methylcytosine restriction system specificity protein McrC, translating to MNEEDSLVGKEYNLTDNSPANVLESYDHDRERLGENGRFVFDHVQMLTKPLSMLPTFDKRYSNIFLFPNSASDIKDIANTESILRYSTFKRQKPQLYTSNIAGILEFKDHDAHQMRVTITSRFFDQGKPCSLGDDWFLAYMMDKVLNFNILGLDFDTERDGAWQKMLMLMIPFHLERAMSKGIYKQYMSRRYNDSRPRGVIDIPRHISRNVPFRGTVAYNTREFDVDNPVTELIRHTIEYIRAQGNFGTQLLRNVNRDTDTYVREIRQATWKHYDSNARAKIIHENRTHPVRHAFYSEYRDLQQLCLKILTKQGVDTGCGEDAVHGLLFSCSWLWEEYLNTLLSGHFKDYEVKHPRNLDQHKKDALKWPIFKVGGTDDQTENWLIPDFLLKPTADDRENIVMDAKYKPRKNISRDDRFQLLAYKLYFRSHKGLFLYAAKDEAEKEKEDRKLIVAGDENHTVEEISLVVGKGQAKTYSEYCTLMKRREKRFLSDIDDYIMEDGNHPVDDEG from the coding sequence ATGAACGAAGAAGATTCCCTCGTCGGCAAGGAATACAATCTCACGGACAACTCCCCAGCCAATGTGCTGGAATCTTACGACCATGACAGGGAGCGGTTGGGGGAGAATGGTAGGTTCGTATTCGACCATGTCCAGATGCTGACCAAGCCGCTGTCGATGCTGCCCACGTTCGACAAACGCTATTCGAACATCTTCCTTTTCCCGAACAGCGCATCGGACATCAAAGACATCGCCAACACGGAAAGCATCCTGCGCTATTCGACCTTCAAAAGGCAGAAACCGCAGCTTTACACGTCGAACATCGCGGGCATTCTGGAATTCAAGGATCATGACGCACACCAGATGCGAGTCACGATTACTTCCAGATTCTTTGACCAAGGCAAGCCTTGTTCGCTCGGCGACGACTGGTTTCTGGCCTATATGATGGACAAGGTCCTCAACTTCAACATACTGGGTCTTGACTTCGATACCGAACGGGACGGAGCATGGCAGAAGATGCTGATGCTGATGATTCCCTTTCATCTGGAACGTGCCATGTCGAAAGGCATATACAAGCAGTACATGTCCCGGCGGTACAACGATTCCCGTCCACGCGGCGTGATTGACATACCGCGTCATATCTCCCGCAACGTGCCTTTCCGTGGAACCGTCGCCTACAATACGCGAGAATTCGACGTGGACAATCCAGTGACTGAACTAATCCGACATACGATTGAATACATCCGGGCGCAGGGGAATTTCGGAACCCAGCTGTTGCGAAACGTCAATAGGGACACGGATACGTATGTGCGTGAAATCCGGCAGGCCACCTGGAAGCATTATGATTCCAATGCGCGTGCGAAAATCATCCACGAGAATAGGACCCATCCAGTCCGGCACGCGTTTTATTCGGAATACCGCGACCTGCAGCAGCTATGTCTGAAGATCCTCACCAAGCAAGGCGTGGATACGGGTTGTGGAGAGGACGCCGTGCACGGGCTCCTATTCAGTTGCTCCTGGCTTTGGGAGGAGTATCTGAACACCCTGTTGTCCGGGCATTTCAAGGATTATGAGGTAAAGCATCCCCGCAATCTGGATCAGCACAAGAAGGACGCCCTTAAATGGCCTATCTTCAAGGTCGGTGGGACGGATGACCAGACAGAGAATTGGCTTATTCCCGACTTTCTGCTCAAGCCGACGGCCGACGACAGAGAGAACATCGTGATGGACGCGAAATACAAGCCCCGGAAGAACATCAGCCGGGACGACCGGTTCCAGCTGCTCGCTTACAAACTTTATTTCCGATCCCACAAAGGTCTTTTCTTATACGCCGCGAAAGACGAGGCCGAAAAAGAAAAAGAGGACCGGAAACTGATCGTCGCCGGCGACGAGAACCACACTGTCGAGGAAATCAGTCTCGTCGTCGGCAAGGGACAGGCGAAAACATACAGTGAATACTGCACTTTGATGAAACGAAGGGAGAAGAGGTTCCTTTCCGACATCGACGATTACATCATGGAAGACGGCAATCACCCCGTTGACGATGAAGGCTGA
- a CDS encoding 3'-5' exonuclease: MNGADRMMDEYLGQVANTDQGRDEYLRLAREAADTIGQWRGLEESVGGPLAGTADHLLARLRDPLRISIEGRPLDGRVATPEDLYRDVYSRLVKNNDYLSAMRKAWLENDPSGIVGNASAIRLLTWQSRDAYDESECLAGLIGYQAAKTIRQQVRPSRSHSARKPSGVPKPKPRFTKTEASDPSGVYREIAWLQDRDPADVRKQVGRRIAAGMDQTESIVAEYGAHPAAGTLVGIDLETTGTSPNQDYIIDAGWELYDMATGRASDAQRHTYGLSRQRELRGIGRDITSLTGITTADVAGHVPFQEDADAQRTMMTALDGRIMVAHNARFEQFFLIGNCEGYAEALRDGRIRIIDSMKVAHHSEDARAQGFRLDDYARRNHALDDDRDMQVPAHDGGLIRLDQGERERHLGLEDAHIMMRAIRNQLGVLRSRYERGERVMRDADE; the protein is encoded by the coding sequence ATGAACGGTGCCGACAGGATGATGGACGAATACCTCGGACAGGTCGCGAATACGGACCAGGGCAGGGACGAATACCTCAGACTCGCACGGGAAGCCGCGGACACCATCGGGCAATGGCGTGGACTGGAGGAATCCGTCGGCGGGCCGCTCGCCGGGACCGCCGACCATCTGCTCGCCCGTCTGCGCGATCCGCTGCGGATCTCGATCGAGGGACGACCGCTGGACGGACGCGTCGCAACGCCCGAGGACCTGTACCGCGATGTCTACTCCCGTCTCGTGAAGAACAACGACTACCTGTCCGCGATGAGGAAGGCCTGGCTCGAAAACGACCCATCGGGAATCGTCGGGAACGCATCCGCCATCCGTCTGCTGACATGGCAGTCGCGCGACGCCTACGATGAGTCCGAGTGCCTCGCCGGACTCATCGGATACCAGGCCGCGAAAACGATCCGCCAACAGGTCAGGCCATCCCGATCCCACTCTGCGAGGAAGCCGTCCGGCGTCCCGAAGCCGAAGCCACGGTTCACGAAGACGGAGGCGTCGGATCCGTCCGGCGTGTACAGGGAGATCGCCTGGCTGCAGGACAGGGATCCAGCCGATGTCCGTAAGCAGGTCGGGCGCAGGATCGCCGCCGGCATGGACCAGACCGAATCCATAGTCGCCGAGTACGGCGCCCATCCGGCGGCTGGCACGTTGGTCGGCATCGATCTGGAGACCACCGGAACCAGCCCGAACCAGGACTACATTATCGACGCCGGATGGGAATTGTATGACATGGCCACCGGACGCGCCTCCGACGCGCAACGCCACACCTACGGCCTCTCGAGACAGCGTGAGCTCCGGGGCATCGGCAGGGACATCACCAGCCTGACCGGCATCACCACGGCCGACGTCGCCGGGCATGTCCCATTCCAAGAGGATGCGGACGCGCAGAGGACGATGATGACCGCTCTCGACGGACGGATCATGGTCGCGCACAACGCCAGGTTCGAGCAGTTCTTTCTCATCGGCAACTGCGAGGGATACGCGGAGGCACTGCGCGATGGGCGCATCCGCATCATCGACTCCATGAAGGTGGCGCATCACAGCGAGGACGCACGCGCGCAGGGTTTCAGGCTCGACGACTACGCGCGGCGCAACCACGCGTTGGACGACGACCGGGACATGCAGGTACCGGCCCATGACGGCGGTCTGATCCGGCTCGACCAAGGGGAACGGGAACGCCATCTCGGACTCGAGGACGCGCACATCATGATGCGCGCGATACGCAACCAGCTCGGCGTGCTGCGTTCCCGCTACGAGCGGGGCGAGCGGGTCATGCGCGATGCCGATGAGTGA
- a CDS encoding 5' nucleotidase, NT5C type, giving the protein MTMIPREYENQRVGVNGYRVLNLDLDGVCADYAGAMRDWLVAHGRMDPDTVPSCDEYNLTANSGWPFTGKEDYLAAHKAAEADHLYATMKPIPGVARALRRLAGEHVYIRIVTHRLFVSGQHRMVVSDTARWLDEQHIPYMSLCFAGLKDSIQATVHIDDSPANIDTLRAVGQHAVVFDQPYNRNLDGPRMTGWDDANVDRLLEWFDHWPAYGRE; this is encoded by the coding sequence ATGACGATGATTCCGAGGGAATACGAGAACCAGAGGGTCGGTGTGAACGGATACCGCGTGCTCAATCTGGATCTCGACGGCGTGTGCGCGGACTACGCGGGCGCGATGCGCGACTGGCTCGTCGCGCACGGCCGCATGGACCCGGACACGGTCCCGTCCTGCGACGAATACAATCTGACCGCCAACAGCGGCTGGCCCTTCACCGGCAAGGAGGACTATCTCGCCGCGCACAAGGCGGCCGAGGCCGACCACCTGTACGCCACGATGAAGCCCATCCCGGGAGTGGCCCGCGCGTTGCGGCGGCTGGCCGGCGAGCACGTGTACATCCGCATCGTCACGCACCGTCTGTTCGTGTCCGGCCAGCACCGCATGGTCGTGTCCGACACCGCGCGATGGCTCGACGAGCAGCACATCCCCTACATGAGCCTGTGCTTCGCCGGCCTGAAGGACAGCATCCAGGCGACCGTCCACATCGACGACTCGCCCGCCAACATCGACACGTTGCGCGCGGTCGGCCAGCACGCCGTCGTGTTCGACCAGCCCTACAACCGGAACCTCGACGGGCCGCGCATGACCGGCTGGGACGACGCGAACGTGGACAGGCTCCTCGAATGGTTCGACCACTGGCCCGCGTACGGAAGGGAATGA
- a CDS encoding DUF4357 domain-containing protein produces MISVFALIGCIASTIATFNLWGYRTIQHKGFFAVFANVSEIFKWCFSLIKYFLICAVASIAIGIAVTLIVRYLVQPICNVVINFLNEHQKPSKADRMKIEQHETELKDWQEWYDKTYEVEYRRYQTYKSKKEAAEKAWKQKDNEVRSSRLSWIASQEAAERRQRQKNAAIKRVWEQEQEDLLKEWRKEQEEAERAWEAYVQNEYNILNDCRRRCISEVENHIPAYDSWSMDDYRGWSERVKDIIENAYHNYPAPEELPPSGMLRLRSIDFFPEDCLCMRNTMAWILLNEEKYASATRNPQQPGKISHPNLLESGSANADKEAGKRTSSGTKDGTFILSNSIKREDGRRIEARLIADGDGFLVLKGSTIALTEASSCPQSVSSVRKDPQYVKNGDVIRDVPFGSPSAAAGFVLGSSCNGWEKWRTSDGKTLKEARA; encoded by the coding sequence GTGATATCCGTCTTCGCTCTGATAGGATGCATCGCATCAACGATAGCCACATTCAATCTTTGGGGCTACAGAACAATCCAGCACAAGGGATTTTTCGCCGTATTCGCCAATGTCTCAGAAATATTCAAATGGTGTTTCAGCCTTATCAAATATTTCCTAATCTGTGCCGTCGCATCGATAGCCATCGGGATAGCTGTCACGCTGATCGTCAGGTATTTGGTGCAGCCCATCTGCAATGTCGTGATCAACTTCCTTAACGAACACCAGAAGCCGTCGAAGGCCGATCGTATGAAAATCGAACAGCATGAGACGGAGCTCAAGGATTGGCAGGAATGGTACGACAAGACCTACGAAGTCGAATATAGAAGGTACCAAACCTACAAAAGCAAGAAAGAAGCCGCGGAAAAGGCATGGAAGCAGAAAGACAACGAGGTCCGTTCCTCGCGATTGTCCTGGATTGCCAGCCAAGAAGCCGCAGAAAGGAGACAGCGGCAGAAAAACGCTGCTATCAAAAGGGTCTGGGAACAGGAACAGGAAGATTTGTTAAAAGAATGGAGAAAGGAACAGGAAGAAGCGGAAAGGGCATGGGAAGCGTACGTCCAGAATGAATACAACATACTGAATGACTGCCGTCGGCGTTGCATCAGCGAAGTGGAGAACCACATACCGGCCTACGACTCTTGGTCGATGGATGATTATCGGGGATGGAGCGAGAGGGTAAAGGATATTATCGAAAACGCATACCATAATTATCCCGCGCCCGAAGAGCTTCCGCCATCCGGAATGCTTCGACTGCGTTCCATAGATTTCTTCCCCGAGGATTGCCTGTGCATGCGAAATACCATGGCGTGGATTCTTTTGAATGAGGAAAAATACGCTTCAGCGACTCGAAATCCGCAGCAGCCGGGCAAAATCTCACATCCGAACCTTCTGGAGTCCGGATCCGCCAACGCGGACAAGGAGGCAGGGAAAAGAACATCATCCGGAACAAAAGATGGAACCTTCATCCTGTCCAACAGCATAAAACGCGAAGACGGTCGCAGGATAGAGGCCAGACTCATCGCCGATGGCGACGGTTTCCTCGTGCTCAAGGGAAGTACCATAGCGCTTACCGAAGCCTCGTCATGTCCACAGTCCGTGTCCTCCGTCCGCAAGGATCCACAGTATGTGAAGAACGGCGACGTCATCCGTGACGTGCCGTTCGGCAGCCCCTCCGCCGCGGCCGGGTTCGTTCTCGGTTCCTCCTGCAACGGATGGGAGAAATGGAGGACGAGCGACGGGAAGACCCTCAAGGAAGCGCGAGCCTGA
- a CDS encoding glycoside hydrolase family 3 C-terminal domain-containing protein: MDEATARGLDSDGYQKPDEKTGFERSTDTIIEFDSSIYGGLEDSANGTTGIVFIGRSDGEGGDVTADVPGSVIEGKGYADGTPHQLAISQDERNTIKYAKENCDKVVVIIDSSNVIEIGDLMNDDSDVSADAILWIGGPGGQGFKAMSEILCGDVNPSGKTVDDWMTDIMEDPSTSNFGNAEYENLYLLQGGYPNPVGDSTEMNFIEYEENIYVGYRYYETVDDTGGTFTVNGKDNRTMPTPCRCRSAMA; this comes from the coding sequence ATGGACGAGGCTACGGCGCGAGGCCTCGACTCCGATGGCTACCAGAAGCCGGATGAGAAAACCGGCTTTGAAAGATCCACCGATACAATCATCGAATTCGATTCCAGCATCTACGGTGGCCTTGAGGATTCCGCGAATGGCACCACCGGAATTGTATTCATCGGTCGTTCCGATGGCGAAGGTGGCGACGTGACCGCCGATGTGCCGGGCAGCGTCATCGAGGGCAAGGGCTATGCGGATGGCACTCCCCATCAGCTGGCCATCAGCCAGGATGAACGCAACACCATCAAATACGCCAAAGAGAACTGTGACAAGGTCGTAGTGATCATCGACTCATCCAACGTCATAGAGATAGGCGACCTTATGAACGACGACAGCGATGTTTCCGCTGATGCCATCCTGTGGATCGGCGGGCCGGGAGGTCAGGGTTTCAAGGCCATGTCCGAGATCCTGTGCGGGGATGTCAACCCGTCCGGCAAGACCGTCGATGACTGGATGACCGATATCATGGAAGACCCCAGCACGTCGAACTTCGGCAACGCCGAATACGAGAACCTGTATCTGTTGCAGGGAGGCTATCCGAATCCGGTTGGCGATTCCACCGAAATGAACTTCATCGAGTATGAGGAGAACATCTATGTGGGGTACCGTTATTACGAAACCGTCGATGATACCGGCGGAACCTTCACCGTCAACGGTAAGGATAACCGGACCATGCCGACGCCGTGCAGATGCCGTTCGGCTATGGCCTGA
- a CDS encoding ABC transporter ATP-binding protein, whose translation MVLRTMLLYICPPLGLWELLTLAAFIVGGFLIGGKPFESGQKWFDNRRERSYAGLVGTAAGVVLWFYVHGVVLVGDMQDNYTLYMTINGRDGSSEKGYRRPLASFGRSFAEIVNQQQTTVPWQLRIARAVMMIAAVALLAILLVFYIRLYKANKGKLAAWNADTFEKRFPDVARGNGVEWATPYENNYLGFRLVDHDTAGADDPWYASFREINLHQARYDGLINGVPGGGLESSPFDSDAIASGRTGEETLARIIVGNKLNVVSFWSLYGKDGKGNPTDKDIDCALVGVDKQGKTHVWFVDAKNYKGGSDTKYVNAGHDDKGLNVIVRISKSQHALVSGKDGRPYLSTSENMAVQSGNWSRVPAIAKADRTSYVCMVPTGKDGCPDVDGLVWTGGVKCVTPKQLVDEIRACDLDDPSRIPADAMNLFRGALKN comes from the coding sequence ATGGTTCTGAGAACGATGTTGTTATATATATGCCCGCCGTTGGGCCTGTGGGAGTTGCTGACGCTGGCGGCGTTCATCGTGGGTGGATTCCTCATCGGAGGCAAGCCCTTCGAAAGCGGGCAGAAATGGTTCGACAACAGGCGGGAACGGTCTTACGCCGGTCTGGTCGGTACGGCTGCCGGCGTCGTCCTCTGGTTCTACGTACACGGCGTCGTCCTCGTCGGCGACATGCAGGACAACTACACGCTGTACATGACCATCAACGGAAGGGACGGTTCCTCCGAGAAGGGATACCGCAGGCCGCTCGCGTCCTTCGGCCGTTCGTTCGCGGAGATAGTGAACCAACAGCAGACCACGGTACCCTGGCAGCTGCGGATCGCCAGGGCCGTCATGATGATCGCGGCCGTCGCGCTTCTCGCGATACTGCTCGTGTTCTACATTCGACTGTACAAAGCCAACAAGGGGAAGCTCGCCGCGTGGAACGCGGACACGTTCGAGAAGCGTTTCCCCGACGTGGCGCGTGGGAACGGCGTCGAATGGGCCACGCCATATGAGAACAATTATCTCGGTTTCAGGCTCGTCGACCACGACACAGCCGGCGCCGACGACCCTTGGTACGCCTCCTTCAGGGAGATCAACCTGCATCAGGCGCGCTATGACGGACTCATCAACGGCGTTCCCGGCGGCGGTCTGGAATCCTCGCCGTTCGATTCCGATGCCATCGCATCAGGCCGTACGGGCGAGGAGACCCTCGCCAGGATCATCGTCGGCAACAAGCTGAACGTCGTATCGTTCTGGTCGCTATACGGCAAGGACGGGAAGGGGAACCCGACCGACAAGGACATCGACTGCGCGCTCGTGGGCGTCGACAAGCAGGGGAAGACGCACGTGTGGTTCGTCGACGCGAAGAACTACAAGGGAGGCTCCGACACCAAATACGTCAACGCCGGCCACGACGACAAGGGACTCAATGTGATCGTCCGCATCAGCAAGTCCCAGCACGCGCTCGTCTCCGGCAAGGACGGCAGGCCCTACCTCTCGACTTCGGAGAACATGGCGGTCCAATCCGGCAACTGGAGCCGCGTGCCAGCCATCGCGAAGGCCGATCGCACATCATACGTGTGCATGGTGCCGACAGGGAAGGACGGCTGCCCGGACGTCGACGGCCTCGTCTGGACCGGTGGCGTCAAGTGCGTCACTCCGAAGCAGCTGGTCGACGAGATCAGGGCATGCGACCTCGACGATCCCTCAAGAATCCCGGCGGATGCGATGAACCTGTTCCGCGGAGCGTTGAAGAACTGA
- a CDS encoding zeta toxin family protein yields MGSDGIEWGLEELTGSVLYDVFYESTTMLAGRMLAQQRLGAAQGNWYREHWARMNRYELLFDRDKVDPTDRETLIRLKQENDSKREGRAHLAVPWHAVGRNLAVDVKGIWRDDIRPIIDAAERSDDPCTVFVGGQPGAGKTRATRLVRISGLHDGSLLPVNGDDLRQYHPDYNRLCDEDPLAMPERTAKASAAWIRMTMEYVDENRIPAIVEGTWRNAATVLDEAANAKRAGRSTHAVVLAVPPVLSRIAILERYYRDRSAGLPARWTPASAHENAVANLPATVRAVATSPLIDRFTVISRDGEVLFDGTGGRKEDGWDEWRDAMSRFDFAERDAQLARINFLERAWSAFTPDNDDARMLLDRIHKTIRPKAGYNAVYVMDDYEELMRGADPRVVAKAREGQRWDPSDRFFIWSEPDTGYFLGGKLYDVPEDDEGALYSFPAESPLIWCRCFDWSEAYDARNQARGEWLASGRKRPR; encoded by the coding sequence ATGGGGAGCGACGGAATCGAATGGGGTTTGGAGGAGCTGACCGGCAGCGTCCTGTACGACGTGTTCTACGAGTCCACGACCATGCTCGCCGGCAGGATGCTCGCACAGCAACGACTGGGTGCCGCCCAGGGCAACTGGTACAGGGAGCATTGGGCGAGGATGAACCGGTACGAGCTGCTGTTCGACCGCGACAAGGTCGACCCTACCGACCGGGAGACGCTCATCCGCCTGAAACAGGAGAACGATTCGAAACGCGAGGGACGAGCCCATCTCGCCGTGCCATGGCATGCGGTCGGCAGGAACCTCGCGGTCGACGTGAAGGGCATCTGGCGTGACGACATCCGCCCTATCATTGACGCCGCGGAAAGGTCGGACGATCCGTGCACGGTGTTCGTCGGCGGCCAGCCCGGCGCGGGCAAGACGCGGGCCACGCGCCTAGTGCGCATCTCGGGCCTGCATGACGGGTCGCTCCTGCCAGTGAATGGCGACGATTTGCGCCAGTACCATCCCGACTACAACCGCCTGTGCGACGAGGATCCGTTGGCCATGCCGGAGCGGACCGCGAAAGCGTCGGCCGCGTGGATACGCATGACCATGGAATACGTGGACGAGAACCGTATCCCCGCCATCGTGGAGGGCACGTGGAGGAACGCGGCCACGGTGCTCGACGAGGCCGCGAACGCGAAACGCGCCGGACGGTCCACGCACGCGGTCGTGCTGGCCGTGCCGCCGGTCCTGTCGCGCATCGCGATACTGGAACGCTACTACCGGGACCGTTCCGCCGGGCTGCCGGCGCGCTGGACGCCCGCGTCCGCGCACGAGAACGCGGTGGCGAACCTGCCCGCCACGGTCCGCGCCGTCGCCACGTCACCACTGATCGACCGGTTCACCGTGATTAGCCGTGACGGCGAGGTCCTGTTCGACGGCACCGGCGGCCGGAAGGAGGACGGTTGGGACGAATGGCGGGATGCGATGTCACGGTTCGATTTTGCGGAACGGGACGCGCAGCTCGCGCGGATCAACTTCCTCGAACGCGCGTGGTCGGCGTTCACGCCGGACAACGATGATGCGCGCATGCTTCTGGACAGGATCCACAAGACCATACGGCCGAAGGCGGGATACAACGCGGTCTACGTCATGGACGATTACGAGGAGCTCATGCGTGGAGCTGATCCCAGAGTGGTCGCCAAAGCGAGGGAAGGACAGCGTTGGGATCCCTCGGATCGGTTCTTCATCTGGAGTGAGCCGGATACGGGTTATTTCCTTGGCGGGAAGCTGTACGACGTTCCCGAGGATGACGAGGGCGCGCTGTACTCGTTTCCCGCCGAAAGTCCGCTGATCTGGTGCCGTTGCTTCGACTGGTCGGAGGCCTACGACGCTAGGAACCAGGCCCGTGGGGAATGGCTCGCATCGGGCAGGAAACGCCCGCGGTGA
- a CDS encoding ImmA/IrrE family metallo-endopeptidase, with translation MIADSMYRQELDVQVKEMLRLARRKSGSFGKDCLSDPGKLRRHWSGCLDIVYYSPRDEGRLKAVREDARTMDDNASYADLLGFFSPSLVNPGIEMDKAYVAWADGEYTTRRNFTLLHEIGHYLQETDFDLMVRVGSFEDDYVAKRFEEDACNRFASMALLPDKFISEWLPGTVPLGPPTSTTSSNKEGRTRPRRTGFACRGRRWSDVLARCSRHWGTRH, from the coding sequence ATGATCGCTGATTCCATGTATCGTCAGGAGCTTGACGTCCAGGTCAAGGAGATGCTCAGGCTTGCGCGGAGGAAAAGCGGATCGTTCGGAAAGGACTGCCTGTCCGATCCTGGAAAGCTTCGGCGGCATTGGAGCGGATGCCTGGACATCGTGTACTATTCGCCGCGGGACGAAGGACGGCTCAAGGCCGTCAGAGAGGATGCGCGGACCATGGACGACAACGCGTCCTACGCGGACCTTCTGGGATTCTTCTCCCCGTCGCTCGTCAATCCTGGAATCGAGATGGACAAGGCATACGTGGCATGGGCCGATGGCGAATACACGACCCGACGTAACTTCACGCTGCTTCACGAGATTGGACACTATCTCCAGGAGACGGATTTCGATCTGATGGTCAGGGTGGGTTCGTTTGAGGACGACTACGTCGCCAAGAGGTTCGAGGAGGACGCGTGCAATCGGTTCGCGTCGATGGCGCTCCTACCTGACAAATTCATCTCGGAATGGCTCCCCGGAACCGTTCCCCTAGGGCCGCCGACATCTACGACATCTTCGAACAAGGAAGGACGTACGCGCCCGAGAAGAACAGGGTTCGCGTGTCGCGGACGGCGGTGGTCCGACGTCTTGGCGCGCTGCTCCCGTCATTGGGGTACGCGTCACTGA